Genomic DNA from Niabella ginsenosidivorans:
TTAGCTCTACCAGTGAACTGTTAACGGTTTTGTTAGGAGCTATTGCCGGTATTTCCCTGGTGGTAGGCGGTATTGGCATTATGAACATCATGTATGTTTCCGTTACGGAACGCACCAAGGAGATAGGGCTGCGTATGTCTTTAGGGGCAAGGGGAAAAGATATTTTGATGCAGTTCCTGGTGGAAGCGATCCTGATCAGCATCACCGGCGGGCTGATCGGCATTGCATTGGGCATTACCTCCAGCAAGCTCATTTCTGTTTTCTTAAAATGGCCTACGCTGGTATCAGAATCGTCTGTTACGCTTTCCTTCCTGGTCTGCGCCATCACCGGCATCTTCTTTGGCTATTATCCTGCGCAAAAAGCATCAGGGCTCGATCCTATTGAAGCATTACGTTATGAATAACGGGCGCTCCGGGTGCCGACAGGGCTTCGTGCTTTGTCCGGCTTCATCTGTTCGCTAAAAAATACCGGCTTATTCATGCCAGGTGCTTATTCCTTTCTATTTTCGCATAAAAGAATTGTATGAGGTTTTTCAGGTGGATTTTCCTGTTCCTTATTTGCGTTGCTATTGTGTTGCTGGGCCTGTCCTTTCTTGCACCTGTGCAGCAGCAGGTAGTAAGGTCCGTTGTCATTAATGCGCCTGCCAAAAAGGTATATGAGCAGATGCTGCTTTTGCAAAACTTCAATAACTGGTCTATCTGGGGGAAGGCCGATTCTTCGATCCAGTATACGTCTAACCGGATCCCGGACGGGCAGGTGGGCACCACCATTACCTGGAACGGAAATGCTCTGCTGTCCGGCAAAGGGAAGATTCAGTTGACCGGCCTGCTGGAGAACAGGCAGATCACGCATCATATAACCTTACTGGAGCCACAGCATCTTGAAGCAGACTCAAAATTCGATCTCACGGAGCAAAACAACGCCACTTCTGTAACCTGGACGTTTACTGTTCCTTCAGAACGGCCCTGGAACGTTTATAACCTGTTCTACAGTCTGGATAAAGAAAAGGGAGCAGAGTTTGAAAAGGGACTGCAGGCTTTAAAAATGATGATTGAGAAAGCACCTATTGTGCCCCCAAACACGCCCCGGATCGTAAATACCAATTTTTCGCTAACCAATTATGTCTCCATCC
This window encodes:
- a CDS encoding SRPBCC family protein, giving the protein MRFFRWIFLFLICVAIVLLGLSFLAPVQQQVVRSVVINAPAKKVYEQMLLLQNFNNWSIWGKADSSIQYTSNRIPDGQVGTTITWNGNALLSGKGKIQLTGLLENRQITHHITLLEPQHLEADSKFDLTEQNNATSVTWTFTVPSERPWNVYNLFYSLDKEKGAEFEKGLQALKMMIEKAPIVPPNTPRIVNTNFSLTNYVSIRQQVRRADLPAFFTTHFHHLEHYTLKDSAATDVRTGLFYKKDEKALQDDVAAAIQIPAGFNPALRSPEELISIPASKAIEVRITGNNPATKDLAYKTLNDYIADRQLKTQAPVIEEYTAKDSTTRIIYLVE